Below is a window of Brassica napus cultivar Da-Ae chromosome A5, Da-Ae, whole genome shotgun sequence DNA.
AAAGGCTGGCCTCTTCGATCTGGTGCCCTCGCTGACCTCTGCTTTCGCTGCGGGTACCTCGCTGAGTCTTCTTGTTCTTTTACTACGTATATGCTTTCTTAAATTCATAATTAACACATGAttaactttttgattttgtaATGATTGTGGGTTATAGATCGGCTTATGAGACGTCTCGGTTCTGCGAAACATTCCATATGGAGCAATCTGGTTGGAGGGAATGCTATTTGTGCAACAAggtttgtttttaaaatctctctatctgtttttatttttattttggtttgattgAGATGTGTAATGATGACAGAGACTTCACTGTGGATGCATTGCCTCTAAGCTCGTGGTTGAGTTTATGGACTACGGTGGCGTTGGTTGTTCTACTGTACTAACTCCCATGTGAGTTTGTTGTTGTTCGTATGATGCTATCTTCGTCTGCGTCTTAACGATTATCTTAATTTACAGAGCAAGAGAGGTGAGAATCCAGGTGTGTTTAGCAGATTACCAATGAATATGCAACAAACAAACGGAGAAAGTGGAATGAGCATTGACGGAGTAGTAAGAACCGAAGCTAATCTCTTCTCTCAGCCACTAGTTCTGGGGATGACAAAAGAGAAGAGTTCACGCCTCACCGTGGCTTTGGCAATCTCATGAAACAAGATAACAATGTCACCACCACTGGGTATACGCacgaatcatcatcatcatcccctGCACAGCCTTCTTTGAATATGGCTTTGGCAACACTTCTTTACAGCCCATCTTTTGCAACCCCTGTCGTAGACGGGAATAAACTCATGGgtgctggtggtggtggtgttgCTTCTTCTCAGTCTCACCTTTTCCAATGCTCAGCGTCTAGTATACTCCAAAAGCCTTCAAAATCTGTTCTTGGAACTCCTCCTCTGGGACTAGTAAATCCGCTCAGGCCGGATCGGTAGGCCTCCTGTTGAAGGGCGTGGGAAAGGCCATTTGCTTCCTCGGTATTGGCCTAAGTATACTGATAAAGAGCTTCAGCAAAAATCTCCGGAAAGTATCCTTTCCTACTTATTTTCCTTGCCAAACATTTTATTTAGAGACTTCATGTTTTTCCTTAACAGTTtcttttagtttaaatttaaacattgtTCCTCTCTTTGAGAAAACTCTTAGTGCCAGTGACGCCGGTCGCATCGGTCGCCTAGTCCTTCCAAAAGCCTGTGCAGAGGCATACTTTCCTCCCATTAGTCAATCAGAAGGCATACCTCTAAAAGTCCAAGACGTGAGGGGGAAGGAGTGGACCTTCCAGTTCAGATTCTGGCCCAATAACAACAGTAGAATGTATGTCTTGGAAGGTGTCACTCCCTGCATACAGTCCATGAGGCTACAAGCTGGTGACAAGGTACTGTTTTTTACCTTCATAATGCCTCGgtgaaattaattttattgcttatatatatatttttgttttatattgtaaCAGTAACTTTCAGTAGGGTTGATCCTGGTGGGAAGCTAATCATGGGTGCCAGGAAGGCAACTTATACTGTAGACATGCAGGGGTGTGGCTTCGCCAACGGTGCCTCGAACGAGGACACGTCATCTTCTGGCGTTACTGAGAACCTGACCTCCATAAATGCTCCCTCTTGTCCGTCGCAGATGCTTGAAGGTCTGCCTGAGCATTTGGGGTCGCCTCACGGTGGTAACGGCTTGAAGAAGAGTGAGATTAACGGAGGCGATGATCCGTCGCGTGgtaaggagaagaagaggacaaGAACTCTGGGGGCGAAAAACAAGAGACTGCTTTTGCATAGTGAGGAGTCTATGGAGCTGAGAGTCACTTGGGAAGAAGCTCAGGAGCTGCTTCGTCCCTCTGCTAATGCAAAGCCTACCGTTGTTGTCATCGAGGAGCATGAGTTCGAGGAGTTTGAGGAACCTCCTGTCTTTGGAAAGAGGACGATAGTTGTTACTTCAAGACCTTCAGGGTAAAAGTTCTGACTCTTTCTTTCACTTGTCAAGTCAGGCTTACAAGCGGTTTACTAACGGATATCTTTGTGAAGCAGTGAACAAGAACGATGGGGATCTTGCGACGACTGCTCTAAATGGAGAAGGTTACCTGTAGACGCTCTTCTCCCAGCAAAGTGGACATGTTCAGACAATGTTTGGGACAGTAGCAGGTAAGAATCTCCAAGATCGTTTTGAGTTCTTGTTACtgtaatttgatatatataccATTTGATAGGTGTTCGTGTTCTGCACCGGAGGAGAGTCTAAAAGAGCTTGAGAATGTTCTTAGAGCTGGAAAAGGTATAACTTGAACTCTCATTAAGATCTCAAGAGTCATTACACTAAGTGTCTTTGTGTATGTTTATTTTTTAGagtacaaaaagaaaagaattgggGTAAGCCAGACAGCGAGAAATGAGCAAGAACCATCGGGACTAGATGCGCTAGCGAGTGCAGCAGTTTTAGGAGACGCTTTAGACGAATCAGAGGTTGCGACCACGACGAGACATCCAAGGCACAGGGTTGGATGCTCATGCATTGTGTGCATTCAGCCGCCAAGCGGGAAAGGTAGGCACAAGCCTACCTGTGGGTGTACAGTGTGCAGCACCGTGAAGAGAAGGTTTAAAAACGCTGAtgatgaggaggaagaagaagcagtTGGAGCGCGATGGAACAGCAGCAGTAGATGAGGAGAACAAGGAAGGAGTCGAGCCTGAGAAGAATGAAGGAGAGAAGGAAGGGAGGATAGACCTGAACAGTGATCCTTATAACAGAGAAGACGCTGAAGCTGTGGCGGTGGAGAAACGAGAAGAGAGTAAAAAGAGTGAAGGAGGGGTGAGTTGGGGTGTGTCTCAAGGCGGCGGTGTTTTAGGAGAAACGGAGGTAGGAGGAGGAGAGGCTGAGAAAACCACCAGTGAAGAGCAGAAAGTTACAAGCTGATTTGGAAGATACAAGAGAAGAAGCTAAACTCGTAGCTACTTTGTATTCATATATAATGTTCTCTAAGGAAGACACCaagtggagaagaagagagtgagagagagaggtacAGTTTTGTGCTTGGCTATGTCATAGGTTTTATTAGGAATAAGCTTCTGGTCCAAAAGAACAAGAATGgcaatcttcttcttttgtgtttttgttttgtttcttttggcttttaTGGTATGAGGTGAGTTTGAGAGGGTGGGTTTTAGTTTTGTATCCATTGATCTAAGGCAAAGATGGAGCTTCGGTGTTTGGTGATGAAACAGttgaatttttgttgttgttttcatCCTTACATGGAAAGCATCAATTAGGTTCAAATTAtagattcttcttcttgatcCATTTTACGTATACATATTTGCCTGGTTTAGCAGCTTTACAAATCTGTATTGAATTTTCTATATGGCCAGCAAGcatttaagagaaaaaaaacaaaacaagtgaATTTCACTAGACTCGTTTCTGGTATGGTTTCTACTCCCTATTTTTTTCTGTACATAGGAACAACTATGAGCGATTTATAAAGAGTTTTGTAAGGGATTTTTTCCATATTTATTGTTACAAAGTTTGCAAGTCCTTTTCAAAGTAGAAAAAGTTTTACGGCTGTCTTGTCTGCTgaagaaaaattgtttttattaggttAATAAAGTATACAGGTCGCATATCATCAAAAGCACCAGTGGTCTAGTGGTAGAATAGTACCCTGCCACGGTacagacccgggttcgattcccggcTGGTGCAATGAAGAGCTGTGATGATATTAGGCTTTAGCAATGGTTGGGTCCATCGCATTTCTCTGATTAATCCAGATGTAATGCCATTTGACTGagctctttaattttttttaatccttttttgtgattatataaattatagtcatgctatataatataacaaatatGTACAAATAATATGAGTACAATTAACAATTAACAATCTCACAAGTCCCTTATTAGCACCCTTGGCTTCATATTTGGTAACATACTACTCCAATTATTCTTTGTATGTTTCATTCTTAAAAGCCACTTTCAGTGTACATCTCGAATATCTGGAAATCTGTTTTCTCTGCTTCATTTCGAGGCTGCTTATTTTAAGTACACTGAATAATGATTCCATGTGTCTAAGTTGGAGGAATTGGTCAGGTGTCATCATGATTGTATTTGTGTAGAGACAGTTGGAATATTCTGTGTGTCAGGGAATTAAGGAAACCTTTTGCTTTCGCATTGAAGAATCTCTGCTTTTAGTTCTTCATTTCCGTGGGAGACTCCAGCCATGGTAACAATTTTTTGTGCATCATCTTGTGGCATATAGTAATCTCACAATCTCTTGCTAGTATTTGAGCCTACAGAAACCACTATGAAAAAGCTGGCTTTTTTAtcacatttttttcatttcgGGTGGCATTATGGTATAAAGTTCTATTGAGCACAAGCCTTTTGATCCAAGAGGTGTGAAAGAGATGGGACAGAGAAATATAGCTCAATCAAATTCATAGTTATTCAGTAAATAAAATGGAATACTATCCATAAGTAATAGTATAGCTTTTTGTTTACCTTCCAGCCGGTGATATCATGTTTCTTAGCCTCGTTGTATTAAACATATCAGATGACAAAACTAGCAATCATCATCCTCTGTACTTGGAGACCATATCTTCATAAAGAGATTCAGGTTAGCACATCACTGATATTACCCAACTagtacattttttgtttttttttttttttgctatttctTATGTATTATGGTTTGGTTTAGAAATGACTTGTGGCTTCACATTTAACTAATAAGTACATCTGCCAAtactttattttggttttacaATTGAATGGTTCTTTCCCCTTATGTATCCTGAAGCTCTTTTCCATTTTCATCCTCATTTTTTCCTCGGCATAGTTTCATGGTTCCATTAGTTCATCAAACGATTTTTCTGCTCAAAATGTTGCTCAATGTGTTGGCCTCAGACCTGTCTTATCACTGGTAAGTTGTGATATCCCAAATTTTTTATCCTATGCTTATATGTGTAGTTGTATTAGCTAGTGGTTCAGCTATATAGTAGTCCATCTTCAGTCTATTGTTGATTTTTTATCAAAGCACCAGTGGTCTAGTGGTAGAATAGTACCCTGCCACGGTacagacccgggttcgattcccggcTGGTGCATTTAGAGCTGTGATGATATTAGGCTTTGGCGATGGTTGGGTCCATCGCATCCCTCTGATCAATCCGATGAGATTTGCCGCACCCTGAGctctttttccttttcctttttctttttctttttcaactaTGTTCTTCACATATTGTTCATCTTTGTATTCTTAACAATTTCACTGCactatcttctttttttccctCTTAACGTTGCTATATATTGTTCTTCACCCTGATctctttttccattcttttttctttttcaactaTGTTCTTCACATGTTGTTCATCTTTGTACTCTTAACAATTTCACATTTTCACTGCACTATCTTCTTTTTCCCTCTTAACGTTGCCATATAACTAACTACCTTCACTGTCTTCtgattagattaaatatttaaacactAATATAACAATTTCTCtctgatgtcaaaaaaaaatataacaactctCCACAAATGGggtctattttttataaacaacacatgtttacaagattgtcaaacataaacacaaaacataaataCTCTTCTTTATGGCAGTAATTTCCTTTACACAAAAGCTTTGCATCTTTCATTATTTTTCCTACACATAATTTCTTCCGCTTTCCAACCATCAGTCATCAGTGAGACTCACATGCATATGATGGACCATAACGTATCCCGGATATCATAATGTTTTGCGTTTTCAGTTCCAGAGCTGACCAATTCTGACCGGACTCGTTTGCACAATATTGTGCTTAATCTTATGAAAGCATCCAACTTTACTGTCATGATTCAGACAACAACAGGTCCCCTACCAGAACACAGCTGGGTCGTGGAACATGATGGCTTATGCTTTGCTCGGCGGCCAATACCGGAACACAGATCCTCCTGCAATGTTCATGCTTTGatctcattttaaattttgttacatTTACAAAACCAAATTCAAAGCGTTGTTTATTAATTATACTATCGATAGTTTCTATTAAGCGGTCGTGCCAAACCCACTACTCTTCTCATTGAGCTACCTTTTCTCTCGCTTCTTTCCTCATCTACCATTAAATTTGTCAATCTCATCTAAGTGTTATGCTTATTCTTCCCCTTCTGCTAACACACTACGATTTATTCATGtttcaatttaatataataaaatgtctcagttttctttctattttatcTAGCTTATTAAttagacaaatatataaagaaaagtCACCAGAATGTATCAAGAGCAAACGAAAACACTTGTAGCACTGAAAGAAAACCGAGAGTCTTACAATTAATAATCGTCAAACTCAGCATTTAACCATTCTCAGAATACACACACCAAACAAGACTCACAGGATGGATAAAAAATCAGGCATCTTCAGTGGGAAACTGCTTCTCCACATCGGCGACAGTCTTCTTTGCATCTTCAACTTCTGGACCTGTCGTCTCTTCCAATCCCGCCTGccaaaattttcagttttttttttgtaagagacaaaacacacacacacacaagaatAGGAATCCCACAGTTCCCTTCTATTGTTTGTCTTTCATAAAAAAAAGGTACTTTCAGGCAGGGAATTAATAAATAATCGGAtcactaaataaaaatacataaagcTGTAGTTTAAAGACAAAAAAACTACTCTCAAgtttgtttttaaaacatagaCATATAATGAGTTATAGAGATTGGGAAAGTGTTAAGTAATATTACCAAAGTGGACTTGAGGTCAGCTAAAGCAGACTCGAGACGTTTGTGGCAATCAGGAATCATCATCCTCGACTCACCCAACACATTCTCCTACATCAACCAACCACAGAGATAATCAGACAACGGATCTCTGAAGCAGAAGGAAGCTCCAACACAACACACACAGACAATGATCACCTGCTGTTTGAGGTCGTAAGGGTCAGCACCTTTGTCCTTCATGTCAGCGGTCTTGGCAGCTTCCCTCTCAACCTCTTTCTCATAGGAGTGAAGCTCCTTCACGATCCTTTTGCAAGTTGATGTCTTTATCTTCAGATTCCTAATCGCTTCCATTGTTTCCTGGGCCCAAGTTCCGAGTCAGTACACAGACAGATCAACCCCCgcaatattatattaattagggTTTCTAAGATTCGATTTCCGATCAGATATTCGACAGCATTACACCAGATCGGGAACAAGTTTGATTTTTATGGATCTAACATTGGAAATGGTCGGAGATTATCAAACACCAGTATAACAGAGAGTAGGGTTTAGAAACGAACCTGGAGGGAGATCGAAGACGAGAGCACGCGGCGCTGAGCGAATAATCCAGAAACAAACAAATACACCCCTTTCCCCTTTCCCTTTCTTTTCTTTGGCTTGCAATTTTTAAGTAGAGTAAATTATtactctaaattttaaattactctGATTTCTACTTAAAAAACTTACCTACGGTATTGTTTTCTCGTATTTTTACTCTCCTTACTATAGAGGAAAAATACATGTATACCACCTTTactctaatttttattaatatagtattgtttttttcggtttaaaataatattgttatttatttttaattttttctaccATTTGAGACATTAtctatttgatttattatattggTATATTACCAGTCAAATCTGTAGAATGTATTTTCAATATAGTATTTGATTTAAATGATTTTggatgaataaaataataattttggttAAAAGTTTTCAAACCTCATATGAAACTAttttgtgatttgatttttcacatttttagCGTGCATTTTAATAGTTGGAGTAGTTTTACATTGGACAAATTTGTGGTTgttgttaaaaaacaaaaatttatgtaAATGTGATTTGTTTCTGATGGGTGGTGTAGTTTACTGGTTTTTGTGTGTAAACACCATTATTTTTTGAAGGCTAACACCATTGTTTCACTGTCTAATTTCCAtaactttttatctttttatataaGTTCACACATAATTGGCAGTCTATAAAATCCAAATTCACACAATGATAAAGTAAGAAATATTTTCTTCGTTATGTTGGCTTGTAACTCAAAACCAATTGAAAACGAATATAGATTATCAAATACttcttacatattattttagttcTCAATCTTATATCAATGTTTTAATACTTGATGCTCTTTAATCGAGAAAGTTCATTCAGAAATCATACTCTATTCACATGTCTTCGCTGAAGTTTCATAAGCCAAACAGAGGTAGGAGATGGGAACAGTGgtcctctttctcttcttccttcttcaaaAAGATGAGAAGAAAGCAAAACTTTAAAGATTAAATCACATCTCTGTTTCTTGATTCTTTGGTTAAATCTCAGTTTATGTGTCAGTCAGTGGTCCTCTTTATCTCCAGCGATCATGCACTCTCGTATGTTTATTCCGGACTTGTTGAGTTTCACACTGTTCATGTCTCTTCCATGTTGTTTTTACCGCCAATTTCAACTttgtaatttcaaaatattcaaagGATAATGGCGCAATCCATCACCAAGTTCTAAGAAATAACACTAACAAATCTTGAAGCAGTAGTTTAACTCTGTTTATATGTCATAGAAAAGACAAGAATATGGTAAGTGGTCAATTATGTCTCAAGTCTTATCAGTACTTGCACGCCCTTATAGTGATCGAtcatttttgaattaaaaaacgACAAGATGATAACTACTTTTATTATTTGGTTCCATtgcttaaaagaaaaataaataaaagaaaagaaaaaccatAAAACTACAACTTCACAAGACAGAAAGATACTAATACTCATGTTACCGGAGGTTAATTAATTATTGACATTACATtaagaggttttttttttacttggttTTTGTAAGTTGACGCCAGATTTGCTCGAAAACCTGGATGATAAGATCATGATACTCCTTTGGATTCAAGGAAAGGTAACAAGCAAGAAGATCCTCCAAGTCTTTTGAAGCTCTGATGTTGTTCTCTTCTATCATTTCCACCATTGATTCTCTGAAGTCTTTCTTTGGATCAACCGAACTCTTCATCACTGCAAAACTCTCAAGAACAGCTTGTTTGTTCTCTGATCTAGACGTGCTTCTACGCGTACCTGAGAGTTGAATTCTAGGTGAATTTACTCTTCTGAGGTTTATCCCTGCAGATGATTTTCTTCCACTAGAAACTTGGTTTTGGTATTTCTTCTCTGCTCTGCGTTCGTCGTCTTCTTTCTCTTTATTAATCTTCACAGAAAGATGGCTTCTTAGCTGTTTCTTGGTTGAGTTTCTTGCAGGACAAGCTTTCTCTGTGAAAGCtttgttgtttgttttgatCTTAAAGTTGGAATGATCAACGAGTTCATCACTCTCCTCTTCGTAGAAACTATACACAAAATACTCAGGGGACCTTTCAAGAGCTGGAAATGGGCAGTGGGACGAATCTTGACCAATGATCTTGCTCTTGTCAAAACCAGCAGATGCAAAAGGAGGAGTGTTTGGTTTAAGAGATGGCTTGTAAAGTGTCTTTCTTTTACTCATCCTTTTTCTGTGAGTAGAGTTTCTTGGTGAGTTGTGGTGAGGACTGTTAGCTACTAAGCTGTTGGAGAAATGAGAGGCTGAAGAGTTATGAGGAAGAGAATCTGAGGAGAGTTTCTTCTTGTTACAAGTGTTTGAGGAAGAATAAGAAATAGGtttgtttttgggtttagaCTGTTTAGTCATGTCTTTGAGCTTGTGAAACCATGCATTTGGGATCATATCTGAAAATTTGAACTTGTGATTCCCCATCTGATCTCTCACTCTTCAAAAGATTTGTTGAACCTCTCTTATATAATGaaactttgttttgtttccctatataaagaaaagcCGAAGAAGCAGAATCTCTATGTGACAGATAATGAAGCTAAGATTGGAATGTATGTAGTGAGAGAGAATAGGGGCCCAATTTCAGAAAAAGCTTAAAGAATGACTTatgtttgtataattatcaCCAGCATCAGCATGAACTACTTGAGACATCACATTTACACACGCTTTAGTTCATTTAAGGATTATGGTGGATAATTGATTCAGGGGGATTTTAAACTGATTGACTACAAAtataatttgattaatattatatgatataaTAACCATGTTCCTAATTAGAAAAcgaaaaataaatagatgaaCAAATAATGTAAATAGATGAACAAATAATGCAACGAAAATCACATatacaataaatgaaaaagCTAAAAGTCTATGAAATTAACGTTACCAagcaaatttttaataatttgtaacaaaatcagtttcaaggaatcactaaaaagtatatttaaaaaagttattatgACCAAATGgcaagacaaaaacaaaaaagaaaatgcACTTTTTTCTTCTAAAGAAGCTTTTGGACTAAAACGTTCGCGCCATTTGCAGCCTTTAGTCctaaatagataaataaaatttataatataaacaaaaaaaagaatcaacatTTAGCTGAAAACCTTTCACATATGTAAATTATCTTGGCTAGTACACAtaataatgaaattatatattttccttttgGATGCTTCTTTGAATTTTGTAAAGTCTGAACCCATATCTTATGTTTTAggtacaaataattttatatagttttgttaAGGTGATACAGGTACGCAAATGATGAGAATAGGATAATCGaattttctataattatattaagGTGATACAGGTATGCAAATGATGAGATTAGGATAATCagtattttcctttttatttgaatatttgaatAAATAGGAGCAGCTTTTGAGTCGTAATGATGATTTTGGGGAACATTTGGTCCAATATGTCCACTATCGCCGAACACTCTGAGACCATTCTACATGGGCGTTAAAGTTACAATCAACACAATCGTAGAGCGCAGCATTACAGGGTCTAGCACAAACGTAATGTAGAATTTTGTGAATGTGAGACTTGATCTTTCTAGACATATTCACTGAATTTGATGCAATCAAAATGGAAGCTGATTTTCCAATCAAAACAGCTATACTTGTGCTATCCAATATTCATCTTGCAGATAATTGTGCACTCTTCTCCACTTGTAACTTTAATTTCAAGCATGTAATTTGAATGAACCGGATGATATAAAACCATTTCCAATACACTTCTATTTTTTCAAAGAAATGTAGACAAATCTGTTGGAAATGGTCTGGGTCGTCTCCAAACCGAAGATGATATATCTCACCACATGTCATACATGATAAAGCTCTACTGCACATCTTCTCAAAGCAAATAGGACAATCAGTCAAATATGACACCGATACAAGAACTTGAACCATCttattttgttgaattgatgCAATATCATTCCAATCTCCGATGACTTTTTCGGCTAACAAATTACTATATGAAAACGGATTAGGTAGGAATGT
It encodes the following:
- the LOC125609423 gene encoding transcription repressor OFP2-like, which codes for MGNHKFKFSDMIPNAWFHKLKDMTKQSKPKNKPISYSSSNTCNKKKLSSDSLPHNSSASHFSNSLVANSPHHNSPRNSTHRKRMSKRKTLYKPSLKPNTPPFASAGFDKSKIIGQDSSHCPFPALERSPEYFVYSFYEEESDELVDHSNFKIKTNNKAFTEKACPARNSTKKQLRSHLSVKINKEKEDDERRAEKKYQNQVSSGRKSSAGINLRRVNSPRIQLSGTRRSTSRSENKQAVLESFAVMKSSVDPKKDFRESMVEMIEENNIRASKDLEDLLACYLSLNPKEYHDLIIQVFEQIWRQLTKTK
- the LOC106451422 gene encoding tubulin-folding cofactor A, whose product is MEAIRNLKIKTSTCKRIVKELHSYEKEVEREAAKTADMKDKGADPYDLKQQENVLGESRMMIPDCHKRLESALADLKSTLAGLEETTGPEVEDAKKTVADVEKQFPTEDA